In a genomic window of Candidatus Delongbacteria bacterium:
- a CDS encoding patatin-like phospholipase family protein, with translation MESNSNDSKLGLALSGGGYRAATYHIGTFRALKKLELLEKIDVISTNSGGSITGACYALYGEKFEEVILKGVKKGIIRRVIIAPRFLLGIFIILVPIVNAVFPFFNTPGWLNLAIVALMILILAYAQFYILPLSSIIERIYNRIFFKGKKLKDFTDRWKTVLNSTNMETTRLFTFERTRMTDSFYNDHEKNNFVKLKNDEFPVAKAVMASTCVPFAFTPVRIPSKYFANPEDAQKINPRLVDGGVYDNQGIHKLTQSNSSCYCNNVIVSDAGQGFPFKRNYRNLISLLIHTSDVFMERIKKLQMMNSLYRGRDNNSIVAYQSLSFDIESSIPEFVRMLKDGNIAISVIEAHEISNEDIEAGNWNKIKTQLESNIGYEDILSKACTQQELSKARGIGTSLSKLKNWEIEYLIKHAEAITELNVKLFLPHILS, from the coding sequence ATGGAAAGTAACAGCAATGACTCAAAATTAGGCTTGGCCCTTTCCGGTGGTGGCTACAGGGCTGCGACATATCACATTGGGACTTTTCGTGCATTAAAAAAGTTAGAACTACTTGAGAAGATAGATGTGATTTCGACGAATTCTGGAGGTTCTATTACAGGGGCTTGCTATGCACTTTATGGTGAGAAATTTGAAGAGGTAATCCTAAAAGGAGTGAAAAAAGGAATTATAAGAAGAGTAATTATAGCTCCTCGATTTCTATTAGGCATCTTCATAATTCTGGTTCCTATTGTTAATGCTGTATTCCCGTTCTTCAATACTCCAGGCTGGTTGAATCTTGCTATCGTTGCCCTAATGATTTTGATACTTGCATATGCTCAGTTTTATATTCTTCCATTGAGTTCAATCATTGAACGGATCTATAACAGGATATTTTTTAAGGGAAAGAAGTTAAAAGATTTTACTGACAGATGGAAAACAGTGTTGAATTCTACTAATATGGAAACAACGCGGTTGTTTACCTTCGAGAGGACAAGAATGACAGACTCTTTTTACAATGATCATGAGAAGAATAATTTTGTAAAACTGAAAAACGACGAGTTTCCTGTTGCAAAAGCAGTAATGGCTTCAACATGCGTTCCTTTTGCATTTACTCCAGTACGAATCCCTTCAAAGTATTTTGCAAACCCAGAGGATGCTCAAAAGATTAATCCGAGACTTGTCGATGGCGGTGTGTATGATAATCAAGGGATACATAAACTAACGCAATCGAATAGTTCATGTTATTGCAATAATGTAATTGTTAGTGATGCCGGCCAAGGATTTCCATTTAAAAGGAACTATAGAAACTTAATATCTCTTCTTATTCATACAAGTGACGTTTTTATGGAAAGGATAAAAAAGTTGCAAATGATGAACAGCCTTTATCGAGGAAGAGATAATAATTCAATTGTAGCCTACCAGTCGTTAAGTTTTGACATTGAAAGCTCTATCCCCGAATTCGTTCGCATGCTTAAAGATGGCAACATTGCAATATCGGTAATTGAAGCTCACGAAATTTCGAATGAAGATATAGAAGCCGGAAATTGGAATAAAATCAAAACTCAACTAGAAAGCAATATTGGTTATGAAGATATCTTATCAAAAGCTTGTACTCAACAGGAACTATCTAAAGCACGAGGAATTGGTACAAGTTTGTCAAAGTTAAAGAATTGGGAAATTGAGTATCTGATTAAGCATGCTGAAGCAATTACTGAATTAAACGTAAAGTTGTTTTTGCCTCACATTTTATCGTGA
- a CDS encoding DEAD/DEAH box helicase family protein: protein MGRPRRLTAKNLEKQGVLNFDQPEMEWPAHSGYPININKQEVYSEVKTDINNSEKYLIVTGFTSLAQIIDFFSEEHRGAKTKNVRVVLGTEPDTRARKSYGEIKLSKEIKSYWLDEGYSIFKGGNVFKIINYINEGYITFRILPGLHAKLYIGDEHAILGSSNFSFNGLRTQLEANIRINEGEAHFKNISQIANNYFQKGYEYNKELIELLKQLLKVVSWQEALARAITELIDTSWFKDMPDLQARLDALKLWPTQLQGIVQALNILQEQGCVLIADPTGAGKTKMVNALKLALQHKLWEAGRKDKSYTVTVCPPLVVKNWENDLQSIRFAENNQISIGKLSNVSSIDHLQLVKEIKNANVLVLDEAHNLINVKSNRSRKISENLADYIILMTATPISKRAKDLLRIVELLGVDNLSDKEIEQFYHLKNPRMLSRKEDYETLKRFIGKLMVRRTKNEINKEINKNQAAYLNKLDEPCKFPVQDHELYETGESKNDEAIVSKIIEISKNLTGIVYLKRIEKPNFYYEYNHKEYIEKRIDMAAALAGYNIQSTLRSSKVALLEHIKGTEYVEKQFRFKTAKSYSGNFIQKINDQKDTLPKSNFTSKDLPSWLTNLQEYREVCEKELEIYQKIADLSTGLSENREQTKIKTIIDYIKKEQFVIAFDHIVVTLDYFNKLIKEQYPQYRPVVITGSTKKEKVLDKFVLGSKEEDIIALCSDSVSEGINIQQISTMIFLDMPSVLRIAEQRIGRIDRLDSPHKQIKILWPKDGKQYKLKADKRLAKASRDAEVLIGSNTDFPEELIGEVLPYEYDAKEMISQLKKGKSEDISWSGFQDAFKPVHDLYKGDSPLIKEQEYEALKGVDASVKVKVSVAESEKPWLFIALRGNKYIVPQWYFIDSNKKIYTELPVICELLRTHIKNIKESDWKSKEDKWDETTSQSLKQYIKLLQQQEIESLPNKKKRALFVAQHLMNKQLKKAQKEGDYQRKSLLTKVLRTFKSSAKKEDDFSIDLYAYSQIWLDILNPFLYLKREGNRRKGYYLNDLKKEKDIVFAEEQLREILNNIPYTKQIWKNVAACIIGVKKE, encoded by the coding sequence ATGGGAAGACCTAGAAGATTAACTGCAAAGAATTTAGAAAAGCAAGGAGTATTGAATTTTGACCAACCTGAGATGGAATGGCCAGCGCACTCAGGCTACCCCATTAATATTAATAAGCAAGAGGTTTATAGTGAAGTAAAAACAGACATTAATAATTCAGAAAAATATCTAATAGTTACAGGATTCACGTCATTAGCCCAAATCATTGATTTTTTTTCAGAAGAACATAGAGGTGCAAAAACAAAAAATGTTAGGGTTGTTTTAGGGACAGAACCGGATACAAGGGCAAGAAAAAGTTATGGAGAAATTAAACTTTCAAAAGAAATTAAATCTTATTGGCTTGATGAAGGTTATTCGATCTTCAAAGGAGGGAATGTCTTTAAAATAATAAATTACATAAATGAAGGCTACATAACTTTCAGAATACTTCCCGGATTACATGCTAAACTATATATCGGCGATGAACATGCTATACTGGGATCATCAAACTTTAGTTTCAACGGATTAAGGACTCAGCTAGAGGCTAACATTAGAATAAATGAGGGAGAGGCTCACTTTAAGAATATTAGCCAAATTGCAAATAATTATTTCCAAAAGGGATATGAATACAATAAGGAGTTAATTGAACTATTAAAGCAATTATTGAAGGTGGTAAGTTGGCAAGAAGCCTTAGCCAGAGCGATAACTGAGCTTATTGATACTAGTTGGTTTAAGGATATGCCTGACTTACAGGCTAGGCTGGATGCGTTAAAGTTATGGCCTACCCAGCTACAAGGAATTGTGCAGGCATTAAATATTCTACAAGAACAAGGTTGTGTACTTATTGCTGATCCTACTGGTGCTGGAAAGACAAAAATGGTTAATGCACTAAAATTGGCTTTACAGCACAAATTATGGGAAGCAGGTCGAAAAGATAAGTCTTATACTGTTACCGTTTGTCCTCCTCTGGTGGTAAAGAATTGGGAAAATGACCTTCAGAGTATTCGGTTTGCTGAAAATAATCAGATTTCAATTGGAAAACTTTCCAATGTAAGTAGCATTGATCATCTACAATTGGTAAAGGAAATAAAAAATGCAAATGTTTTGGTTCTGGATGAGGCACACAATTTAATAAATGTGAAGTCGAACAGAAGTAGAAAAATCTCAGAAAACCTGGCTGATTATATAATATTGATGACAGCGACTCCCATTAGTAAAAGGGCAAAAGATTTATTACGCATTGTAGAGTTATTGGGAGTAGATAACCTTTCAGATAAGGAAATTGAGCAGTTTTATCATTTGAAGAATCCTCGAATGTTGAGTAGAAAGGAGGATTATGAGACATTAAAGCGCTTCATTGGTAAATTAATGGTAAGAAGAACCAAAAATGAGATTAACAAAGAGATCAATAAGAATCAGGCAGCTTACTTGAATAAATTAGATGAACCGTGCAAATTTCCCGTGCAAGATCATGAATTATACGAAACAGGAGAATCTAAAAACGATGAAGCAATAGTTTCAAAAATTATTGAAATTTCTAAAAATTTAACCGGGATTGTTTACTTGAAAAGGATTGAAAAACCGAACTTCTATTACGAGTACAATCACAAAGAATATATCGAAAAGCGAATTGATATGGCGGCTGCACTTGCCGGATACAACATACAGTCAACTTTGAGATCTTCGAAGGTTGCTTTGTTGGAACATATTAAAGGAACTGAATATGTAGAGAAACAATTTAGATTTAAAACAGCAAAGTCTTATTCCGGTAACTTTATTCAGAAAATTAATGACCAGAAGGATACATTACCAAAAAGCAATTTTACTAGTAAAGATTTACCGAGTTGGCTTACTAATCTTCAAGAATATCGTGAGGTATGTGAAAAGGAGTTAGAAATATATCAAAAAATAGCAGATTTAAGTACGGGACTAAGTGAAAATAGGGAGCAAACAAAAATTAAGACAATTATCGATTACATAAAAAAAGAACAGTTTGTAATTGCATTTGATCATATTGTGGTAACTCTTGACTATTTCAATAAACTCATCAAAGAGCAATATCCGCAATACAGGCCAGTAGTGATTACAGGCTCAACAAAAAAAGAAAAAGTACTTGACAAATTTGTATTAGGCTCCAAAGAAGAGGATATTATAGCGCTCTGTTCTGATTCAGTTTCTGAGGGGATTAATATTCAACAAATATCGACCATGATATTTCTCGATATGCCTAGTGTTTTGCGTATTGCAGAGCAACGCATAGGAAGAATTGATAGACTTGATAGTCCACACAAACAAATAAAAATATTATGGCCAAAAGATGGGAAGCAATATAAATTAAAAGCAGATAAAAGGCTGGCAAAAGCATCTCGGGATGCAGAAGTGCTTATCGGTTCTAACACGGATTTCCCAGAAGAATTAATTGGAGAGGTGTTGCCTTATGAATATGATGCTAAAGAAATGATATCGCAGCTAAAAAAGGGGAAAAGTGAAGATATTTCTTGGTCTGGTTTCCAAGATGCTTTTAAGCCTGTGCATGATTTGTATAAAGGAGATTCTCCTTTAATAAAAGAGCAAGAATATGAAGCACTAAAGGGCGTTGATGCCTCAGTGAAGGTGAAAGTGAGTGTAGCTGAATCTGAAAAACCATGGCTGTTTATTGCATTAAGAGGAAATAAATATATTGTCCCCCAATGGTATTTTATAGACAGCAATAAAAAAATATATACTGAGCTCCCTGTTATATGTGAGCTTCTGCGAACTCATATAAAAAACATTAAGGAAAGTGACTGGAAAAGCAAAGAAGACAAATGGGATGAAACGACAAGCCAAAGCCTAAAGCAATATATAAAACTGTTACAGCAACAAGAAATAGAAAGCCTGCCAAACAAAAAAAAGAGAGCATTATTTGTTGCACAACATTTGATGAACAAACAATTAAAAAAAGCCCAAAAGGAAGGGGACTACCAAAGAAAAAGCTTACTTACTAAAGTGTTGAGAACTTTTAAATCATCTGCTAAGAAGGAAGACGATTTCTCGATTGATTTATATGCCTACTCGCAAATATGGTTAGATATTTTAAATCCGTTTCTTTACTTAAAAAGAGAGGGCAATAGGCGAAAAGGATATTATTTGAATGATTTAAAGAAAGAAAAGGATATAGTCTTTGCAGAAGAACAATTAAGAGAAATCCTGAATAATATTCCATACACGAAACAAATTTGGAAGAATGTTGCAGCTTGTATTATTGGTGTAAAAAAGGAATGA